The genomic window TAATGGTGTCGATTTCTAATTGGTCTTTATCTAAGTGATCGTATAAATAACGAAGTAATCGTTTAGGATCGTTGTATTTGTAAAAAGCACCGTAAATTAAGTTTACACCTAAAATCCCTAGTGTTTCTTGTTGTAATCTTGCATCGGTCTCTTTAAAACGAATGTGCAGAATAATTTCGTTATAAGCTTCGTCTGGTTCTATCTGGTATCTAATTCCAACCCATCCGTGACCTTTAAATTGTTTGGCAAAATCTATTGTGGCTACAGTGTTAGCGTAACTAAAAAAAAGTTTTGTGGGGTGTTTTTCTCGACTTAGACGTTCTTCGATGATTTGTCCTTCGTGAGTCAGCATTTTTTTTAAACGCTCTTCGGTAACATATCTTCCATCACTTTCTACTCCATAAACCGCATCACTAAAATCTTTATCATAGGCAGACATTGCTTTTGCAATTGTTCCCGATGAACCTCCAGATCTAAAAAAGTGTCTAACTGTCTCTTGTCCAGCTCCTATTTCAGCAAACGTTCCGTAAATATTCTCGTTTAAATTAATGCGTAAAGCTTTGTCTTTTATAGAAGGAATCTGTTCGATGACCTTGTCACCCTTGAGTTTTATTTCTGTACCCATTTTATTTTAAATAGATTTGTTACAAAGTTAGTAAATTAGGCTTCTAATGAAAGAGAATTAATCCTATTTTTGTAAAAAAATTAAGTTCAATTGAAGGTTTATTTTTTAGGTACAGGTACTTCCCAAGGTATTCCGATTATCGGAATCGATCATCCAGTTTGTAAAAGCACTGATGCTAAGGATAAAAGGCTTCGTGTATCCATTTGGATTACATGGGACGAGCATTCTTATGTTATCGATTGCGGCCCCGATTTTAGACAGCAGATGCTTTCTTGCGGATGCACAAAACTCGATGCAATTTTATTTACTCACGAACACGCAGATCATACCGCTGGTTTAGACGATATTCGCCCGTTTAATTTTAGACAGGGAGAAATTCCTATTTATGGGCATCAGCGTGTTTTGGATAATTTGAGACGTCGTTTTGATTATGTTTTTGAAACGGTCAATAAATATCCAGGAGCTCCAAGTGTAAAAACAATTGAGGTGAAAAATAATGTTCCGTTTGAAATCGGAGACAAAATAGCAGTTCCAATCAGCGCTATGCACGGCGATTTACAGGTTTTTGGCTATAGAATCGATGATTTTGCGTACCTGACAGATGTAAAAACAATCGAACAAGCTGAAATTGATAAACTGAAAGGCCTAAAAGTTTTGGTGGTAAATGCTTTGAGAGTTGAACCTCATGATACACATTTTAACCTGCAGGAAGCACTAGATTTTATCAATCTCGTTAAACCCGAAAAAGCGTATTTAACGCATATCAGCCACGTTTTAGGTTTTCATGAAGAAGTACAAAAAACGCTTCCGGAAAATGTTTTTCTTGCTTATGACAATTTAGATATTACAATTTAATTATACTACAAAATGAAAAAATCCTTAATGCTTTATCTTTTTATTCTAGCCATTTTAATGAATGTTTTTACGTATGCGTTCTACAGCGGTGAAGTAAAATTTGCACAGAATAGATATGATAAAACAACTAAGAAACTAAGAGACAGCATTAATCTAGTAAAAACGCAATTAGCCGAAGCTGATTATTTTTCTCTGGAACATAACGAAAATGCTCAAAATTACTTTGATAACAGTGCTTCGGGCGGAAAAGTAATTTTGTACGAAAAACTGATTCCAGTTGTAACTGAAAAATTATTAGACTACAACGCAAACCCAAAAGGGAATCCGTATACTGGTCAAGATCAGATTGGTCCGAATAAATTTATCATCAATAAAGTAAAAATTTTAAACCACAGATGGATCATTGCAGATTACAGCAATGGTGAATTATGGGGAGAAGTCTTGTTAAAATACTTTGTTGATAACGATGATAATATTACTTTTGAAGTAAATCAAACTTGGTTATATCAAAAATAGGATTTTATAATCCTATTTTTTTTGACCTTTAAATAAATTAGGATTATGAAAAAGATGTTTTTGTTTTTGATTATGGCGAGCGCGTTTTCCTGCGCCAAAAAAGTTTCTCAGGAAAATGTAAATACAACTTCAAAAGAGCCGGTAAAAGAAGCCGTTGTGGGAGCAGATGCCGATTCTCACGGTTGTAAAGCTTCTGCTGGATATACTTGGTCAACACTTAAAAAAGAATGTATCCGAATTTTCGAAGGGACAAAACTGTCACATTATGATGATGGTAAAACGTACACTACAGCATCATATGTAATCTTTGATGGAGACAAAGCGGAACTTTTTCTGGACACTCAAAAAGAATCCATCATTTTAGAAAGAAACTCCGAAGGCGATTCTTGGGTTAACGGCGATTGGCAGTTAATTCCTTGGAAAGGTTATGTGTTGAAGAAAAACGGAAAGATTCTTTATACTGGACAGTAAAAGCTTACAGTCTAGGTCGCAGTTTGCAGTTTGTTGAGACTGAAAACTGCGACTGAATACTAAACAAATTCTTTAATAGACTCGGAAGTTACTACTTGAGCAAATTCTTCATTTAAACTTGCCAATGCAGTCTGATGGATTAATTCGGCAGAGAATTCTTCTCCATTTATACCTTTTTTATTGAAAGTTGCGGTTGCATCAGAAACCAGATAAACGTTGAAGCCAAAATTTCCAGCCATTCTTGTTGTGGTAGAAACACAGTGGTCTGTAGTTAAGCCAACAATTACAAGATCAGTGATTTTAGCATTATCAAGAAGCTCCTTTAAATTCGTTCCGATAAAAGCGCTATTGACATTTTTCTTAATGATAATTTCACTTTCCAAAGGTTTTACCAAATCCTGAAATTCATTTCCTCGGTTCGTTTCGTGTAAAATCGAATTTGGATTTGAGGAACAATGCTGAACATGAAAAATAGGCAGTTTTTTACTCCTCCATATTTCCAATAATTCGCCAGCTTTTTCTTCTGCGTTAACATTATTTCGGTCTCCGCCCCAGTAAGCAACGTCTTGAAAACCTTTTTGAATATCAATTAATAGTAGTGCGGGATTGTTGAGTCTTGTAATGCTCATTTTGCAAAAGATTTTGTTCTTAAACTGCGACTTAAAACTGCAACTGAATACTTAATTTTCCAGCCAATTCTTAAAATCAAAGAAATTCTGCGGAGCAACACCATGTCCAACAGGATATTCTTTGTAAACAATAGGAATATCTAATTTCTCTAAAATTGCGGGAGTTTTTCTAGCCCATTCAATTGGAATAACTTGATCAACAGTTCCGTGAGAGGCGAATATTTTAAGGTTTTTAAAATCGTTATTTTCAAAACCTTCTTTGATGATTTCTTCGTTAAAATAACCACTCATTGCAACTACTCTCTGAATTTTTTCTGGATAAGAAAGTGCTGCTGCATAACTTAAAATAGATCCTTGGCTAAATCCAATTAAAGTTACGTTACTTGCGTCAACTGGATAATTTGCAACTAATTCGTCAATAAATTTTGCTATTAAATCTCTTGAAGTTTTAGCTTGTTCGTTATCTGAAAATTTATTTTGATCGGCATCAAAATTAATTGCGTACCAAGCGTAAGCTCCGTATTGTAAATCGTAAGGCGCTCTGGCAGAAATAATATAATAATTGTCTGGAAGTTCAGAAGCGAATGAAAATAAATCGGCTTCGTTACTGCCATATCCATGCAATAATAGCAATAGCGGATTTTTATCTAAAATTACTTTTGGTTCTTGTATTTTATATTCTAAAGATAGATTCATATTTTAATTGTGAATTGTGAATTTTCCGAATTTGGATTTTTTTTAATTGAAATTTAAAAAATTAACCAATCTTTTTAAACCATTTCTGGAATAATTCTCCAACTAACGGAATTGGTTTCATTTGTCCTTGTATGGCAGTAAAAATACCAAAAGTCCACAAAATTGAAATACAAATCCACATTGGAAAAGTGATAAAAAAGCTATCGAAATTACTAATTATTGCACCTAAGGAAATAAAGGTTAAGGATAATCCTAAAGCTTGACGGATATGAAAAGAAGCAAAAGTATTTTTGTTTTCAGAATTCATACTCATGGCGATCAAAACACCAATAATTAGAATGTAACTGGTAATGGCAATTGATTTTCCTTCTTCGACTGAATTATTCATTTTATTATTTTGTAACTAGTTGATTTTGATTGAAAATTCCATAAACAGAACCTTTTAATTCAGTTCCTAAAAAAGCAGAATTTTTAGATTTTGAAAGAATATTTTCTTTCGTAAATGTTGATTTATCTTCTGGAGTAAATAAGGTGAAATTTGCTTTTGCACCTTCTTCAATTGTATGGTTTTCCAAACCAAAAATGCTTCTTGCGGCAGTTAATTTTGCCACTACAGTTTCTAATGGTAAAACTGTTAATAAAGCTCCAAAAGCGCTTTCTAGACCAATAGTTCCGTTTTTAGCTGTATCAAATTCCATTTTCTTGAATTCAATGTCAATCGGATTGTGGTCTGAAGTTATTGTATCGATGGTGTGATCGGCAATTCCGTTTAATAAAGCTTGTCTGTCGACTTCTGTGCGTAACGGAGGCGTAACTTTAAAACGAGTATCAAATCCGTCTAGTTTTTCATCTGTTAAAACCAAATGATGTACAGATGCGCTGCAGGTTACGTTTAGACCTTTAGCTTTAGCTTCTCTAATCAATTGAACCGATTTTGCTGTCGAAATGGTTGGAATATGAAGTTTTCCGCCTGTGTATTCCAATAAAAATAAGTTTCTTGAAATCTGAAGTTCTTCGGCTAAATTTGGAATTCCTTTTAAACCTAATCTTGTAGAAACAATTCCTTCGTTTGCAACACCATTTCCTTTAATATTAGGATCTTGCGAGTAAGCAATTACCAACCCGTCAAAATCCTGTACATATTGTAAAGCGATTTTCAGGATATTAGCGTTGTCGATACTTTTGTTGTAATCTCCAAAAGCAATCGCACCGGCTTTTTTCATATCAAAAAGTTCAGCCATGTCTTTTCCTTCGCTTGCTTTAGTTAAAGCTCCAATTGGGAAAATTTCTACTGCAGAACCGTTTGCTTTATTTTTTACAAAATTTACTTGAGACTGATTGTCAATCACAGGGAAGGAGTTCGGCTGCAGGGCAATTGCAGTAAAACCGCTTTTTGCAGCAACATTTAATCCGTTTGCAATGGTTTCTCTGTCTTCGTAACCCGGCTCTCCCAGCGAGACACTGCTGTCAAACCAGCCCTGTGAAACGTGAAGATCATCGAAACGTATAATTTCTGCATCATCGTTAGGAAGTGAAAGGCCTATTTTTTCTATTAAACCATCTGCAATTAAAAGATCAACGGTCTGATTGTGAAACGGACTTTTTGAATCGATAATTTTGGCGCTTTTGATGATTATTTTCATATGTAGATATTTTTTTGTCGTAAATGATTTTTGTAAAAAGTAAAATGCCTTTAAAACAATCGCGAATTCTATTTTACAAATTTTATAATTGCCATTTCTAGTGCTAAAAATAACAGTGCAAAGATAACAAACCATTTCCAAATTTGGCTGTCGGTTCGTTCAGTTTGTAAGGTATTAAAAATGGTCGAAATGGTATCGGCGGTTTTAAAGTCAGAAACTACATTTGTGTTTACCTGACTTAAATCACTTTCTGTTCGCTTGTAATTAAAACTAATATTTTCAACCCATTCTTTTTTGTCGAAAATACCGTAATTCCCAGCAGTTTCAGGAAAATCATTAAAGGTTAATTTTACTTTATTGTTCAATATCTGCTGAATCGGAATAAAAGAATCTTCGTTTCCTTTTACTTCCAAAATCGCGTCTTTGGTCAATAAAACATCCACAAAATAAGGCTGATTATTTCCGATTGTCAATGCGTTAACTCCAGTTTTTTGATTGTTCTGCGCTATTTTATAAAAGAGAGGAACAATTAAAGGAGATTGCTGAAAATTAGAATTTGTGCTGTTTATTGGTGCTGTAAAAACAGTTATTCCTGAAACTGGATTTTGAACGGAAGTTACAAAAGGAGTCTGATCCTCAAAGGAAAGCACAGCTGGATATGAACTGGAAACGGCAAAAACACTATTTACTTTTGGATATTGAAAATTCGTTATTTTGTTCTCAAAAACTCCCGAAAATAACGGATGGTCAAAATTAATTTTTGTGATTAATTTATTGCTGGCTTCTAAATTTCCGAATTGAACTTTCCCAAAATTACTCAGTAAAGTATTTAAATTAGAAATTGAACTCTTTTCAGAAGGAATTACAACCAAATTACCGCCTTTAGAAACAAAAGCTTTTAAAGTAGTCTGCAAAGCCTGCGGAATTTCATTCAATTCGTTTAAAATAATCGTATTTTGTTTCTCTAAACTGTTGTAATCTAATGAAGTAATCGAATAGTTGTGGTAATTGAATTCGCCTGAAGTGTAAATTCTAGATAAGAAATTACTTTTTTCAGGTTCGCCGATACTGATAACGTTTGTTTTTTTGTTTTTAGAAATACTGAAAAACAATTTATTATCATACGTTAAGCCGTTATCTTCGATCGTTACATAGCCGTGAAAAGCTTCTTTTGGAATCGTAAAATTGATTTTCTTTTTTTTAGTTTCAAAATTGACAATCGTTTTGGCAATCAATTTATTTTGATTGTACAAAGCAGTCGAAACTGGTTTGAAATCTTCGCCGTAAGCTGATAAATTAATTCCGATTTCATAGAAATTCTCCAAAGTTTGATTGATGTAAACGCTGTCGACAGAAATGTTGTTTTTTTGTTCTGCTTCTGGAACTATGAAATATGGTTTTTCTTCGAAATTTACAGCTGCAATATCTTTTTCTTTTAAACCCACGGCATCTGTAATAATTACAATGTCTTTTTTATGTGCCGATTTGTGTGCTTTAATTTTTGCAGTTATTGCCGAAAGGTCAAAAGGCGCTGCACTGTACTTTAGGTTTTGTAAAGCACTTTTAGAAGATTTAATATCGGTATTCCAGAAATTTTCGGTGTTGGTTAATAAAGAAAATGAAGTGTTTTCTGGTGTATTTTCAAGCAATTCCTGAACAGCTCTTTTTAATAATTCGCCTTTTTTGCCTTTTGCCTGCATACTAAACGAATTGTCTAAAACAATATACATTTCGTTTGAAGCATTTTTGCTGTCAACTGCCTGAAAAAAAGGCTGTGCAAAAGCTAAAATTATAAAAGTCAGCAGTAATAAGCGCGTAGCCAATAAAAGACGTTTTTTAATTTTAGAACTTTTACGAGTCTGAATTGCAAGCTCTTTTAAGAATCGAACATTGGTAAAAAAAGAGGTTTTAAAACGTCTTAATTGAAATAAGTGAACCAAAATTGGAACGATCAATAAAAACAGAAAGTATAGAATTTCGGGATGTTTAAAATGCATTTCTGGCTTCGATTTACTTCACTACGTTTTGTTTTTCGCGAAGATGCTGGTCAAAAATACGAATTAAAAATTATTTTAACCCTATAAGTTTATGTAAGAGATTAACTATTGCCGGATAAATTTTATGTGGTTCGAAAAATGTAACTTTTGCCATTTCTTTTGTAACAAAGAAACTATTTCAAAACGATTTTATTCCTTATTTTAGCTGATTCAAAAAAACAAACTATGAAAAAAATATATTTATTTTTATTTTCAGCTTTATCACTGACCACGGTAAAAGCTCAAAATAAATTCAACTTATTGGTTGGAACTTATACAAATACCTGCGAGAGCAAAGGAATTTACGTTTATGAATTTGATGCTTCTTCAGGCGGTTTAAAATTAAAGAATTCTTCAGAAAATGTTATCAGTCCAAGTTATTTATCTGTTTCTGCTGATAATAAATTTATCTATGCTGTAAACGAAAACGGAACTCAAAGTGCTGTCAGCTCTTTTAGCTATAATTCGGCTTCGGGAAAAATAAAGTTATTAAATACAAATGCTTCTTTAGGTGCAGATCCTTGTCATTTAATTAATGATGATAAAAATGTAATTGTTGCCAATTATTCTGGCGGAAACATTGTAGTTTTTAAGAAAAAACCAAATGGAAGTCTTACTGAGGTGCAGCAAATAATTCAGCATGAAGGAAAAGGGCCAAACGCGGCGCGTCAGGAAAAAGCGCACGTGCATATGGTGGTTTTTTCTCCAGATAAAAAATTCGTTCTGTCTAATGATTTAGGTTTAGATAAAGTGTTTATTTATAGGTACAATCCGAATTCTACAAACGAAATGCTGACTCTTAAAGGTAGTGTTGATGTAAAGAAAGGAAGCGGGCCAAGACATTTGACTTTTAGTAAAGATGGGAAATTCGTGTATTTAGTTCAGGAATTAGACGGAACTTTAACGACTTTTAGTTATGATAAAACTGGAAATCTAAAACTAATTGCCGAAACAAGCATTCTTCCAAAAGGTTTTACTGGCGGAACAGGTGCAGCAGCAATCAAAATTTCGCCAGACGGAAACTTTTTATATGTTTCTGATCGTGTAGATGCCAATTCTATTTCGGTTTATAAAATTCTTAAAACAGGAGACATTGAATTGGTAGAGCAGCAAAGCACTTTAGGAAAAGGCCCAAGAGATTTCGCTATTGACCCAACAGGAAATTATCTTTTAGTTGGTCATCAATATACTAATGATATCATTATTTTTAAAAGAAATAAAACAACTGGAAAAATCACAGATACTGGAAAAAGAATCGAATTGTGTTCGCCGGTTGGATTGGTTTTTACGAAAATATAGCTTTTTTGGAGGGACAAAGACTCAGAGGTGCAAAGGCTCAAAGGCAAGAAAGGCTCAAAAATAAAGTTTATTTTTGAGCCTTTTTTTATCTTTAAAATAGCAAAACCTCTGAACCTTTGTCTCTTTGAACCTTTGCAACTTTTAAAAAATCTATTTATCCTTATCTTTTCTCTTCTTATCTCTAGTCTTCAGCATATTTCTGTTAACAGAACCATGTGTTTTCTTTTTTGTTTTTGAAGGACCTCCAAGATTGACTTTCTTGTTCTTTTTCGATTTTTCATGAAAAGCACCGTCTCCGTCCAATTTTGGTTTTTTCATTAAAAACTTAATGGGCTGTCTGTCTTTTTCAGGTTCTATTAATTTAGATGAAATCTCAACTTCTTCTGGGAAATCAGCGACTTTAAGTTCCTGATTCATTAAAACTTCGGCTTCGATTTTAAATTCTTCTTCACGCGGTGTAACAAAACTGATAGCCGTTCCTGTTGCATCAGCACGACCAGTACGCCCAATTCTGTGCATGTAAAGTTCTGGTAATTCTGGAAGTTCGAAGTTTATAACGTGAGAGATATTAGAAATATCCAAACCTCTCGCCATAATATCGGTAGTAATTAATCCGCGCAGATTTCCTTCTTGAAATTCTGCCATCGTGCTTAAACGATAATTCTGAGATTTATTAGAGTGAATGACTCCAAACTGACCTTCAAACATTTCTTCAATACGAGTATGAAGCATGTCTGAAATCTTTTTATTATTAACGAAAATCAGAATACGTTCCATGCTTTCGTCAGTCTCTAGTAAATGCTTTAAAAGGTTTACTTTGGTATTAAAGTTTGGAACATTATATGTAATCTGTGTAATTTTTTCTAACGGAGTTCCAGAAGCAGCTAAAGTAACTTCTTCAGGAAAATCAAAATAATCATTTAAAATCGCATCAACTTCATCTGTCATAGTTGCTGAGAATAAAATATTTTGACGTTTTGGTTTCATCATTGCCAAAAGCGCAGTCAATTGTGTACGGAAACCTAAATTCAACATTTCGTCAAACTCATCAATTACTAGTTTTTGAGTTTCGTCAAAGCGAACTACAGCATCAAGAGCTAAGTCCATGGTACGACCTGGAGTTCCCACTAAAATATCGACACCTTCGTAAACGGCTTTCTTTTGGGTATTGATGTTTACCCCGCCGTAAATTCCTAAAGTTTTAACCGACATGTATTTAGTCAGTTTCTCAACTTCTTCTACAACCTGAACTACTAATTCGCGGGTTGGAACAAGAACTACAATTTTAGGTGTATTGGTATTTGTAAATTTATATAATTTTAGAAGCGGCAGTAAATATGCAAATGTTTTACCAGTTCCGGTTTGTGCAATTCCCATCATATCTCGGCCAGAAGTAATCACTGAAAAAGATTTTTCCTGAATAGGAGTTGGTGTAACAAACCCTAAATCGTCTATTGCTTTTTGTACTGATTTTGGAAGATTAAATTTTTCGAAAGTGCTCATTTGCTTTAAATTTTGTGCAAATGTACGTTAAATTCATGGTTTTTTGTTGAATTTGTAATTTTTGATGTCGCATTACCATCTTGAATGTCACTCTGAGCGATTCGCAGATTATGAAGAAGAGCGTAACGATTGGAACGGGGACTCCTCCCGAAGTCTCTGGATCGCTAAGCCTGAGATACAGATTAAAATTTTAAAACCCTTCAAAAACTCCCAAGCCAAACAAAGCAAAGTCATATTTTACAGGATCTTGGGCATCCATTTCTCTTAATTTGGTATCCAATTCCAGCAATGCTTTGGCGTCGTTTTGCTTTCGCGAAAGAATTTCAAGTTTGCGGGCAACGTTCCCAGAATGTACATCAAGCGGACAAGATAGTGCAGCAGGAGAAATGCTTTTCCAGATTCCTAAATCGACGCCTTTTGTATCTTGGCGCACCATCCAGCGGAGATACATGTTAATTCTTTTGGCAGCCGAATTATTCAACGGATCTGAAATGTGTTTCTGTGTTCTTGCCAAATGATCAATCTCAAAGAATGTTTTTTTGAATTCATGAATGCTTTTCTGCAAACTGTTTTCTTGCTGGTTTTTAGCAAAAACAGCTTCAAGTCCGTTGTGGTTTTTATAAATGTGCTGTAAACCTTTTATAAAACCAGAAAAATCTTTTCCGTTAAAAGTTCGATGAACAAAAGTTTCAAGTCTGGCTAAATCTTCATCAGAATGTGACATGACGAAATCATAAGGCGTGTTGCCCATTAGTTCCATCATTTTATGTGAATTCTTGATGATCATTTTGCGGTTTCCCCACGCGATAGATGCGCTTAAAAAACCAGCAATTTCAATGTCTTCTTTTTGGGTAAAAAGATGCGGAATTTGTACAGGATCGCTTTCGATAAAATCCTGATTGTTATATTGAATGACTTTTTCGTCAAGAAATTCTTTTAGTTCGGATTTATTCATTTTTCGAGATTTTTTTTGCGTAAAATCCATCTTTTAATTCATTAGTACGCATTTGGGGAATGTACTGAAAGTTTTTTTCAAAAGTATCAATTTGTTTTTTATTGACACAAGGCAAATCTCCATTACCGCCTGCCCATAAAAAAGCATTTTTTTGAGGAGAATTATACTTCAAATTTCCTAATTGTATAGTCTCGAAGGACGTATTGCTTTTTGAATTTTGGTAAGGAAAAACAATATTGTTAATAGAAAATGTACTTATTTCCATCAACGATTTATGATTTGAAAGTTTACTTATATTAAAAGGGAAAAATAAAATTATTGCAATTGGGATTTGTGAAAGCACTAATACTGCATTTAATAGTTTTTTGTTCTGTATTAAACATACCAAACAAAATACAGAGAAAAATAAAACAAAATGAATGAAAAAGCGATATTGTGGAGAGGTTATTAAAAGTAAAAATATTTGCAATATCATATTGACATAAAGTAGCCAAAGAGCTTTTTCATTTTTAAACTTATATATAAAAATAGGTAAGACTAGAATCAAAAATACACTAAGTTTATTAAATAATCCATTCAGTTTTGGCAGCGTAATCCATTTTATAAATAAATCCCAAACAGACATTGAATTGTATTTCTCAGCTGTAATAAAATAGCCATAATACTTCAGATTGTCATAATAAAAAGTTTGAATTCTACTCGGGATAGCATAATCTGTTGCAATTGCTGTGAATATTTTAGATGGAAAGAGAGGAGATCCGCAGATAATTAGGTTTTTAATGAAAAAGAGCACGATTATTAATGTGCTTAATAAAATCGGTTTTAGAAGTTTTCCTGATAACGATTTGAAATTAAAGACTAATAAAATTAAAGGAAAAACTGCAAATGTTAGAGTTGTGTTTTTGATGTAGAGTAAAAAAAGTACTAAAATCAAAAGCAAACCAAATGTC from Flavobacterium fluviale includes these protein-coding regions:
- a CDS encoding MBL fold metallo-hydrolase — translated: MKVYFLGTGTSQGIPIIGIDHPVCKSTDAKDKRLRVSIWITWDEHSYVIDCGPDFRQQMLSCGCTKLDAILFTHEHADHTAGLDDIRPFNFRQGEIPIYGHQRVLDNLRRRFDYVFETVNKYPGAPSVKTIEVKNNVPFEIGDKIAVPISAMHGDLQVFGYRIDDFAYLTDVKTIEQAEIDKLKGLKVLVVNALRVEPHDTHFNLQEALDFINLVKPEKAYLTHISHVLGFHEEVQKTLPENVFLAYDNLDITI
- a CDS encoding cysteine hydrolase family protein; translated protein: MSITRLNNPALLLIDIQKGFQDVAYWGGDRNNVNAEEKAGELLEIWRSKKLPIFHVQHCSSNPNSILHETNRGNEFQDLVKPLESEIIIKKNVNSAFIGTNLKELLDNAKITDLVIVGLTTDHCVSTTTRMAGNFGFNVYLVSDATATFNKKGINGEEFSAELIHQTALASLNEEFAQVVTSESIKEFV
- a CDS encoding alpha/beta hydrolase → MNLSLEYKIQEPKVILDKNPLLLLLHGYGSNEADLFSFASELPDNYYIISARAPYDLQYGAYAWYAINFDADQNKFSDNEQAKTSRDLIAKFIDELVANYPVDASNVTLIGFSQGSILSYAAALSYPEKIQRVVAMSGYFNEEIIKEGFENNDFKNLKIFASHGTVDQVIPIEWARKTPAILEKLDIPIVYKEYPVGHGVAPQNFFDFKNWLEN
- a CDS encoding dihydroorotase, with product MKIIIKSAKIIDSKSPFHNQTVDLLIADGLIEKIGLSLPNDDAEIIRFDDLHVSQGWFDSSVSLGEPGYEDRETIANGLNVAAKSGFTAIALQPNSFPVIDNQSQVNFVKNKANGSAVEIFPIGALTKASEGKDMAELFDMKKAGAIAFGDYNKSIDNANILKIALQYVQDFDGLVIAYSQDPNIKGNGVANEGIVSTRLGLKGIPNLAEELQISRNLFLLEYTGGKLHIPTISTAKSVQLIREAKAKGLNVTCSASVHHLVLTDEKLDGFDTRFKVTPPLRTEVDRQALLNGIADHTIDTITSDHNPIDIEFKKMEFDTAKNGTIGLESAFGALLTVLPLETVVAKLTAARSIFGLENHTIEEGAKANFTLFTPEDKSTFTKENILSKSKNSAFLGTELKGSVYGIFNQNQLVTK
- a CDS encoding vWA domain-containing protein — its product is MHFKHPEILYFLFLLIVPILVHLFQLRRFKTSFFTNVRFLKELAIQTRKSSKIKKRLLLATRLLLLTFIILAFAQPFFQAVDSKNASNEMYIVLDNSFSMQAKGKKGELLKRAVQELLENTPENTSFSLLTNTENFWNTDIKSSKSALQNLKYSAAPFDLSAITAKIKAHKSAHKKDIVIITDAVGLKEKDIAAVNFEEKPYFIVPEAEQKNNISVDSVYINQTLENFYEIGINLSAYGEDFKPVSTALYNQNKLIAKTIVNFETKKKKINFTIPKEAFHGYVTIEDNGLTYDNKLFFSISKNKKTNVISIGEPEKSNFLSRIYTSGEFNYHNYSITSLDYNSLEKQNTIILNELNEIPQALQTTLKAFVSKGGNLVVIPSEKSSISNLNTLLSNFGKVQFGNLEASNKLITKINFDHPLFSGVFENKITNFQYPKVNSVFAVSSSYPAVLSFEDQTPFVTSVQNPVSGITVFTAPINSTNSNFQQSPLIVPLFYKIAQNNQKTGVNALTIGNNQPYFVDVLLTKDAILEVKGNEDSFIPIQQILNNKVKLTFNDFPETAGNYGIFDKKEWVENISFNYKRTESDLSQVNTNVVSDFKTADTISTIFNTLQTERTDSQIWKWFVIFALLFLALEMAIIKFVK
- a CDS encoding lactonase family protein, yielding MKKIYLFLFSALSLTTVKAQNKFNLLVGTYTNTCESKGIYVYEFDASSGGLKLKNSSENVISPSYLSVSADNKFIYAVNENGTQSAVSSFSYNSASGKIKLLNTNASLGADPCHLINDDKNVIVANYSGGNIVVFKKKPNGSLTEVQQIIQHEGKGPNAARQEKAHVHMVVFSPDKKFVLSNDLGLDKVFIYRYNPNSTNEMLTLKGSVDVKKGSGPRHLTFSKDGKFVYLVQELDGTLTTFSYDKTGNLKLIAETSILPKGFTGGTGAAAIKISPDGNFLYVSDRVDANSISVYKILKTGDIELVEQQSTLGKGPRDFAIDPTGNYLLVGHQYTNDIIIFKRNKTTGKITDTGKRIELCSPVGLVFTKI
- a CDS encoding DEAD/DEAH box helicase, yielding MSTFEKFNLPKSVQKAIDDLGFVTPTPIQEKSFSVITSGRDMMGIAQTGTGKTFAYLLPLLKLYKFTNTNTPKIVVLVPTRELVVQVVEEVEKLTKYMSVKTLGIYGGVNINTQKKAVYEGVDILVGTPGRTMDLALDAVVRFDETQKLVIDEFDEMLNLGFRTQLTALLAMMKPKRQNILFSATMTDEVDAILNDYFDFPEEVTLAASGTPLEKITQITYNVPNFNTKVNLLKHLLETDESMERILIFVNNKKISDMLHTRIEEMFEGQFGVIHSNKSQNYRLSTMAEFQEGNLRGLITTDIMARGLDISNISHVINFELPELPELYMHRIGRTGRADATGTAISFVTPREEEFKIEAEVLMNQELKVADFPEEVEISSKLIEPEKDRQPIKFLMKKPKLDGDGAFHEKSKKNKKVNLGGPSKTKKKTHGSVNRNMLKTRDKKRKDKDK
- a CDS encoding TIGR02757 family protein; translation: MNKSELKEFLDEKVIQYNNQDFIESDPVQIPHLFTQKEDIEIAGFLSASIAWGNRKMIIKNSHKMMELMGNTPYDFVMSHSDEDLARLETFVHRTFNGKDFSGFIKGLQHIYKNHNGLEAVFAKNQQENSLQKSIHEFKKTFFEIDHLARTQKHISDPLNNSAAKRINMYLRWMVRQDTKGVDLGIWKSISPAALSCPLDVHSGNVARKLEILSRKQNDAKALLELDTKLREMDAQDPVKYDFALFGLGVFEGF
- a CDS encoding LIC_10190 family membrane protein, with translation MILIAISWIYILVTTINLGVGFDKLMNLSNKNFVITSVLGLFSTTILASIWAIFGRINIEFHIVLILLNIFSFLKFRNPIIDLYKSSLLELKQLPKRLKIVLGIVSVLIILQCASIPFAIDNESYYIQTIKWLNEYGFVKGLANLHLFYGQMSGWHITQSVFNFSFLYKNFNDLSGFCLLLGNVFAILKLNEYSKNDNKNYLLVGLLPLFNIFFFQFVSAPSPDIPVYIFSFILFFYFLENFKQITSQTFGLLLILVLFLLYIKNTTLTFAVFPLILLVFNFKSLSGKLLKPILLSTLIIVLFFIKNLIICGSPLFPSKIFTAIATDYAIPSRIQTFYYDNLKYYGYFITAEKYNSMSVWDLFIKWITLPKLNGLFNKLSVFLILVLPIFIYKFKNEKALWLLYVNMILQIFLLLITSPQYRFFIHFVLFFSVFCLVCLIQNKKLLNAVLVLSQIPIAIILFFPFNISKLSNHKSLMEISTFSINNIVFPYQNSKSNTSFETIQLGNLKYNSPQKNAFLWAGGNGDLPCVNKKQIDTFEKNFQYIPQMRTNELKDGFYAKKISKNE